From a single Zeugodacus cucurbitae isolate PBARC_wt_2022May chromosome Y, idZeuCucr1.2, whole genome shotgun sequence genomic region:
- the LOC105215045 gene encoding uncharacterized protein LOC105215045, protein MKITKEPRISLPASRSTYWYWWKNIKLSSSASGRTLARTLKKTSHGKRVEEDFNTQCPSGCHRSEKALKKKYLNLKREVKRRAADDKRSLYLTGGGPPSKKMLTEFDEKLLNVLHEKQVSGMQSVYDNDVIAVNIDKSVLLEEDTLESIVDFENTTEVETAKGINGKEC, encoded by the exons atgaaaataacaaaagaacCCCGAATTTCACTGCCAGCGAGTCGGAGTACCTATTGGTATTGGTGGAAAAATATAAAGCTGTCATCGAGTGCAAGCGGACGTACACTTGCTAGAACGCTAAAAAAGACGTCGCATGGAAAGCGCGTCGAAGAGGATTTTAATACACAGTGTCCATCTGGGTGCCATCGCAGTGAAAAagcattgaagaaaaaatatcttAATCTGAAAAGAGAGGTTAAAAGGCGAGCTGCAGATGATAAAAGATCTCTTTATTTAACTGGAGGAGGACCACCATCAAAGAAAATGTTAACCGAATTTGATGAAAAGCTTTTGAATGTGTTGCATGAGAAGCAAGTTAGTGGCATGCAGAGTGTGTATGACAATGATGTAATTGCAGTAAATATTGATA AATCCGTATTATTGGAGGAAGATACATTAGAAAGCATAGTGGATTTCGAAAACACGACTGAAGTGGAAACTGCTAAAGGAATAAATGGTAAAGAatgttaa